Genomic window (Streptosporangium brasiliense):
CCACACAGACCGATCCCGACAACCCGCTCGCCGGGCTCACGCTCGGCGAGCACCCCGAACCCAAGGTCCCCGACGGCTGGACCACCGTCACGGTGCGGGCCGCCGCGCTCAACCACCACGACCTGTGGACGCTCAAGGGCGTGGGCATCCGCCAGGAGCGGCTGCCCATCGTGCTGGGCGGCGACGCCGCCGGAGTCGACGAGGACGGCAACGAGGTCATCGTGCACTCGGTGATCGGCAGCGGTGCCGACGAGACGCTCGACCCCAAGCGGTCCCTGCTGTCGGAGGTGTACGACGGCACCTTCGCCGAGCGGGTCGCCGTCCCCCGGCGCAACCTGGTGCCCAAGCCCGCCGCGCTCAGCTTCGAGGAGGCGGCCTGCCTGCCCACCGCGTGGCTGACCGCCTACCGGATGCTGTTCGACAAGGCGGGGCTGGAGCCGGGCTCGACCGTGCTGGTCCAGGGGGCCGGAGGCGGGGTGGCCACCGCGCTGATCGCGCTGGGCCGGGCCGGCGGTTACCGGGTCTGGGCCACCAGCCGCTCGGAGGAGAAGCGGGCCCGGGCGCTCGACCTGGGCGCCGACCGGGTCTTCGAGAGCGGAGCCCGGCTGCCCGAGCGGGTCGACGCGGTGATGGAGACCGTCGGCCAGGCCACCTGGGACCACTCGCTGAAGGCGCTGCGCCCCGGTGGCCGGATCGTGGTCTCCGGAGCGACCAGCGGCGCCGTCCCCCCGGCCGACCTGAACCGGGTCTTCTTCCTGCAGCTGTCGGTGGTCGGCTCGACGATGGGCACCCGCGACCAGCTCGCCCGCCTGGCCCGCTTCCTGGAGCAGACGGGCCTCCGGCCGGCGATCGACCGGACGCTCCCGCTGGCCGGGGCCCGTGAGGGGTTCGCGGCCATGCACGAGGGGGACGTGTTCGGGAAGATCGTCTTCACCGCGGCAGGCTGAGCCGGCCCTCCGAACCACTCCCGGGCCACCCCTGATCGGCCCGCCGCCGGCCCGCCAGGTGGCGGCGGGCCGGCCCGGAGCGGGGTGACTCAGATCATGGCATGTAAGTAACGGGTTACTTTTTGACTTTCCGGGTGATAGACACGGATAGGAGACGTATTTCCCGGAGGCCCGGCATGACCGACGCGACCGCACACCCCGACCCCGAACCCTTCGGCCCCGGCACCCTGCTGTGGGAGGGCATGGGGGACCACCGGCTGATGCTCCTGCTGGGCGGCGCCCTCGTCATGCAGGTCATGCACCCGGCCGTCGGCGCCGCGATCGGCGACCACTCGGTCTACCGGGCCGACCCCTGGGGGCGGCTCAGCCGCTCGCTGACCTCGCTGCAGACTTGGGTGTACGGCGGGGCGGAGGCGATCGACGAGGGCAGGCGCCTGCGGGAGATGCACAAGGACATCCAGGGGACCGACGCCCAGGGCCGGAGATATCACGCGCTGAGCGCCGAGCCGTACGCCTGGGTGCACCT
Coding sequences:
- a CDS encoding zinc-binding dehydrogenase encodes the protein MFAVTATQTDPDNPLAGLTLGEHPEPKVPDGWTTVTVRAAALNHHDLWTLKGVGIRQERLPIVLGGDAAGVDEDGNEVIVHSVIGSGADETLDPKRSLLSEVYDGTFAERVAVPRRNLVPKPAALSFEEAACLPTAWLTAYRMLFDKAGLEPGSTVLVQGAGGGVATALIALGRAGGYRVWATSRSEEKRARALDLGADRVFESGARLPERVDAVMETVGQATWDHSLKALRPGGRIVVSGATSGAVPPADLNRVFFLQLSVVGSTMGTRDQLARLARFLEQTGLRPAIDRTLPLAGAREGFAAMHEGDVFGKIVFTAAG